TAACCATCCAAGTGCCAGCCCATTGCGATCTTCTCGCTCGTTGCTTCCGCATGAAAATCTACAAGCACGCATTTTGTGTGGCGGTGTAGCTCTTCAATTTCATCATCGGCTGTTCGGAACGGGCATTCTGCTGGAGGTAGAAAAGTACGCCCAATAAGATTTACGACACCAAGCTCCTTGCCGTTTCCTTTTACAATCATGCTCCCCCGTCCCGGTGTGCCTGGCGGCAAATTCGACGGTCGAATAATTCGAGGCTCATCATCTATAAACTCAAATATTTCACGATTATCCCAAGTATGATTACCCATCGTTATACCATGCACGCCCCACTCAAAAAGCTCACGAGCGATCGATGCCGTAATACCGCGGCCCCCGGCTGCATTTTCCCCATTAGCGATGATGATATGTGGATTGTATTTATCCTTGATCCAAGGCAGCAGCCGCTTAACGGTATCCCGTCCAACGTTGCCGACAATATCCCCAATAAAAACGACTTTCATGTCTTTCACTCTCTCTTTCACTTTCGGTATAAAAAAGGGAAAAGTGGCTGCATTTGCCGCAGCCACTTTTCACCCTTCCTGCCAAACGTCATTTATTTCGCGTATTCCACAGCACGTGTTTCACGAATGACCGTAACTTTAATGTGTCCTGGATAGTCCAGTTCACCCTCGATCTTCTTCGTAATATCCCTAGCTAAGCGGAAAGCTTCTGTGTCATCGATTTTCTCTGGTTGAACCATGACGCGAACCTCGCGTCCGGCTTGAATTGCGTACGATTTCTCGACGCCCTCGAACGATTCGGAGATGGCCTCCAGCTTCTCGAGCCGGCGGATGTAAGTCTCCAAA
This portion of the Cohnella abietis genome encodes:
- a CDS encoding TIGR00282 family metallophosphoesterase — encoded protein: MKVVFIGDIVGNVGRDTVKRLLPWIKDKYNPHIIIANGENAAGGRGITASIARELFEWGVHGITMGNHTWDNREIFEFIDDEPRIIRPSNLPPGTPGRGSMIVKGNGKELGVVNLIGRTFLPPAECPFRTADDEIEELHRHTKCVLVDFHAEATSEKIAMGWHLDGYASLVVGTHTHVQTNDARILPEGTAYLTDAGMTGPRDGVLGMDKEVVLRRFITGMPGRFTVADGKWTLNGVFVDIDEATGKAVKVQNITVDEDSWIAV